A single Brachybacterium sillae DNA region contains:
- a CDS encoding siderophore ABC transporter substrate-binding protein, whose translation MSALTRRQLSTLVLGTLGAGTLAACSGGAQTGAAGGSGSGAGASDAGADGAAPGATVEDNFGQVQVPASPQRVVLTDSRVFRTAEAWGIAPVAVPKPIVPKGVAYKTDDEIIDLGSHREPNLEAFVEAAPDLVVTGGRFAGLREKILPLVGEAAVVDVTPRDDQPVADELRRSTTVFGQIFGKQAEAEKLIADFDAAIERATQAYDGTSPVMGLITSGGDIAYVAPGTPRNVGPIFDMVGLTPAIDKPAEDAAHGDDISVEAIVQAAPEWLLVMDRDAAITASEEPGYRPAQQLIESNPALASVPAVAKGQVVYMPATFYTTEDIQAYTEILGSLADAMSA comes from the coding sequence GCTCCGGTGGAGCGCAGACGGGTGCCGCCGGAGGCTCCGGCAGCGGCGCAGGCGCCTCCGACGCCGGCGCCGACGGGGCCGCCCCCGGAGCCACCGTGGAGGACAACTTCGGTCAGGTGCAGGTGCCGGCCTCGCCGCAGCGCGTCGTCCTCACCGACAGCCGGGTCTTCCGTACCGCCGAGGCCTGGGGCATCGCACCCGTCGCGGTGCCGAAGCCGATCGTCCCCAAGGGCGTCGCCTACAAGACCGATGACGAGATCATCGACCTCGGCTCCCACCGCGAACCGAACCTCGAGGCCTTCGTGGAGGCCGCACCCGACCTCGTCGTCACCGGCGGCCGCTTCGCCGGTCTGCGGGAGAAGATCCTGCCGCTGGTGGGGGAGGCCGCCGTCGTCGACGTCACCCCCCGCGACGACCAGCCCGTCGCCGACGAGCTGCGCCGCAGCACCACCGTCTTCGGCCAGATCTTCGGCAAGCAGGCCGAGGCGGAGAAGCTCATCGCCGACTTCGACGCCGCGATCGAACGGGCGACGCAGGCCTACGACGGCACCTCCCCGGTGATGGGCCTGATCACCAGCGGTGGTGACATCGCGTACGTCGCCCCCGGCACCCCCCGCAACGTCGGCCCGATCTTCGACATGGTGGGTCTGACCCCGGCCATCGACAAGCCCGCCGAGGACGCCGCCCACGGTGACGACATCTCCGTTGAGGCCATCGTCCAGGCCGCCCCCGAATGGCTGCTGGTGATGGACCGCGACGCCGCGATCACCGCCAGCGAGGAGCCCGGGTACCGGCCCGCCCAGCAGCTCATCGAGTCGAACCCCGCCCTGGCGTCCGTCCCGGCGGTGGCGAAGGGACAGGTCGTGTACATGCCGGCCACCTTCTACACCACCGAGGACATCCAGGCGTACACCGAGATCCTCGGCTCCCTCGCCGACGCCATGTCCGCTTGA
- a CDS encoding ABC transporter permease, which translates to MPGSVLTAPARPRRVVTPALLLAGAGVLALLALSLVVGAYDVFGQPDGWEMFLITRVPRTLALVLAGATMALSGVIMQLLTQNRFVAPTTTGTTEWAGLGLLLVTITLPQAGLGVRMGGAVLAAFVGTMVFFLLLRRVALTSSLVVPIIGIMLGTVVSALTTYLALLTDTLQNLGIWFAGSFTAIYKGQYELLWLTVIVAAVLFLAADQFTVAGLGREVATSVGLSYERVMLLGTVLVALGTGVTTVIVGYLPFLGLIVPNVVAMARGDDLRSNLPWIALTGTALVAACDILGRIIRYPFEIPVSLILGLVGAVVFIVLLLRQRPHG; encoded by the coding sequence ATGCCCGGGTCCGTCCTGACGGCCCCCGCGCGCCCCCGGCGCGTGGTCACCCCCGCCCTGCTGCTTGCCGGTGCGGGGGTGCTGGCACTGCTCGCGCTGAGCCTGGTCGTCGGGGCGTACGACGTGTTCGGTCAGCCCGACGGCTGGGAGATGTTCCTCATCACGCGTGTGCCGCGCACTCTCGCCCTGGTCCTGGCCGGCGCCACCATGGCGCTCAGCGGCGTGATCATGCAGCTGCTCACCCAGAACCGCTTCGTCGCGCCGACCACCACCGGCACCACCGAATGGGCGGGGCTGGGTCTGCTGCTGGTGACGATCACCCTCCCGCAGGCCGGGCTCGGTGTGCGCATGGGCGGGGCGGTGCTCGCGGCCTTCGTCGGCACCATGGTGTTCTTCCTGCTGCTGCGGCGGGTGGCGCTCACCAGTTCCCTGGTGGTGCCGATCATCGGGATCATGCTCGGCACCGTCGTCAGCGCCCTCACCACCTACCTCGCCCTGCTCACCGACACCCTGCAGAACCTCGGCATCTGGTTCGCCGGATCCTTCACCGCGATCTACAAGGGCCAGTACGAGCTGCTGTGGCTCACGGTGATCGTCGCCGCCGTGCTGTTCCTCGCGGCCGACCAGTTCACCGTGGCGGGTCTGGGCCGCGAGGTCGCCACCAGTGTCGGCCTGTCGTACGAACGGGTGATGCTGTTGGGCACGGTGCTCGTCGCCCTCGGCACCGGCGTCACCACGGTGATCGTCGGCTACCTGCCGTTCTTGGGGCTGATCGTGCCGAACGTCGTGGCGATGGCCCGCGGGGACGACCTCCGCTCGAACCTGCCGTGGATCGCCCTGACCGGCACCGCCCTGGTCGCCGCATGCGACATCCTGGGGCGCATCATCCGCTACCCCTTCGAGATTCCCGTCAGCCTGATCCTGGGGCTCGTCGGCGCGGTCGTGTTCATCGTGCTCCTGCTGCGTCAGAGGCCCCATGGTTGA
- a CDS encoding iron chelate uptake ABC transporter family permease subunit: MVERPDPARLLPITPRQGNGLPGQVCTARLLGQCTDDCGVRCTRAFDAPRQQHRYWVHLGVLAAVAVVATFALLSYDNPMPWGSEGYWLIARLRLSTIAVMAVVAVCQALATVAFQTVADNRILTPSILGFESLYIAIQTATMFVAGAAGLAASQGLGALFLRIGLMVALASALYGWLLSGRRADMHTMLLIGMVIGGGLGALSTFLQRLLTPSEFDILTARLFGNLGNADPRHLVAVAPVVAVTAVLLWLRSPVLNVLALGRDTAVNLGVPHRAEMRLTLVMVAVLMAVSTALVGPMTFLGFLVAMLTYQLVPSRDHRYLLPAAALVGYVVLAGATLIMRHVFYAAGAVTVIIELVGASVFLVVLLRKGRL, encoded by the coding sequence ATGGTTGAGCGTCCCGATCCCGCCCGCCTGCTCCCGATCACGCCACGGCAGGGGAACGGCCTGCCGGGGCAGGTGTGCACCGCGCGGCTGCTGGGGCAGTGCACCGATGACTGCGGTGTGCGCTGCACCCGGGCCTTCGACGCCCCGCGGCAGCAGCACCGCTACTGGGTGCACCTGGGGGTGCTCGCGGCGGTGGCGGTCGTCGCGACGTTCGCCCTGCTCAGCTACGACAACCCCATGCCGTGGGGCAGTGAGGGGTACTGGCTGATCGCCCGGCTGCGCCTGAGCACCATCGCGGTGATGGCGGTGGTCGCGGTGTGCCAGGCCCTGGCCACCGTCGCGTTCCAGACCGTCGCCGACAACCGTATCCTCACCCCGTCGATCCTCGGCTTCGAATCGCTGTACATCGCGATCCAGACCGCGACGATGTTCGTCGCCGGCGCCGCCGGGCTCGCCGCCTCCCAGGGTCTGGGGGCTCTGTTCCTGCGGATCGGGCTGATGGTGGCGCTGGCCAGCGCGCTGTACGGCTGGCTGCTGTCGGGGCGACGCGCCGACATGCACACCATGCTGCTGATCGGCATGGTGATCGGCGGCGGGCTCGGTGCGCTGTCGACGTTCCTGCAGCGGCTCCTCACCCCCAGCGAGTTCGACATCCTCACCGCGCGGCTGTTCGGCAACCTCGGCAATGCCGACCCGCGGCACCTGGTGGCCGTCGCCCCGGTGGTGGCGGTCACCGCGGTGCTGCTGTGGCTGCGCTCCCCGGTGTTGAACGTGCTGGCGTTGGGCCGCGACACCGCCGTGAACCTGGGGGTGCCACACCGGGCGGAGATGCGTCTGACCCTGGTGATGGTGGCGGTGTTGATGGCCGTCTCCACCGCCCTCGTCGGTCCCATGACTTTCCTCGGTTTCCTGGTGGCGATGCTGACGTACCAGCTGGTGCCCAGCCGCGACCACCGCTACCTGCTGCCCGCGGCGGCGCTCGTCGGGTACGTGGTGCTGGCCGGTGCCACCCTGATCATGCGCCACGTGTTCTACGCCGCCGGGGCCGTCACCGTCATCATCGAGCTGGTCGGCGCCTCCGTGTTCCTGGTGGTGCTGCTGCGAAAGGGGCGTCTGTGA
- a CDS encoding iron ABC transporter ATP-binding protein, with amino-acid sequence MIRVENLRKEYSSEVSIGPVSVELPRGGVTAMVGPNGAGKSTTLTMIGRLLEADGGEITVGGVDVRRAKPRTVAQMLAILRQENHFVTRLTVRQLVGFGRFPYSKGRLTREDEHHISRAIDFLDLRELEDRFLDQLSGGQRQRAYVAMVLAQDTEYVLLDEPLNNLDMQHSVQMMRQLKEAAQVMGRTVVVVLHDINFAAAYADRILAMKDGAIAEYGTVEEIMRSEVLTRVFNTPVEVVAGPRGPLAVYY; translated from the coding sequence GTGATCCGCGTCGAGAATCTCCGCAAGGAGTACAGCTCCGAGGTGAGCATCGGTCCCGTGAGCGTGGAGCTCCCCCGCGGCGGGGTCACCGCCATGGTGGGCCCCAACGGTGCCGGAAAGTCCACCACCCTCACGATGATCGGGAGGCTGCTGGAGGCCGACGGCGGGGAGATCACCGTCGGCGGGGTGGACGTGCGTCGCGCCAAACCCCGCACCGTCGCGCAGATGCTCGCGATCCTCCGCCAGGAGAACCACTTCGTCACCCGGTTGACGGTGCGGCAGCTGGTCGGTTTCGGCCGCTTCCCATACTCCAAGGGGCGGCTCACCCGCGAGGACGAGCACCACATCTCCCGCGCCATCGACTTCCTGGATCTGCGAGAGCTCGAGGACAGGTTCCTGGACCAGCTCTCCGGTGGCCAGCGGCAGCGGGCCTACGTGGCGATGGTGCTGGCACAGGACACCGAGTACGTGCTGCTGGACGAGCCGCTGAACAACCTCGACATGCAGCACAGCGTGCAGATGATGCGGCAGCTGAAGGAAGCGGCGCAGGTGATGGGCCGCACCGTGGTGGTGGTGCTGCACGACATCAACTTCGCCGCCGCCTACGCCGACCGCATCCTCGCCATGAAGGACGGTGCCATCGCCGAGTACGGCACCGTGGAGGAGATCATGCGCTCCGAGGTGCTGACACGGGTGTTCAACACGCCCGTCGAGGTCGTCGCGGGACCGCGCGGACCTCTCGCGGTCTACTACTGA
- a CDS encoding aldo/keto reductase, whose product MPVASIPLADGRTIPQLGFGVFKVPPGQTEEVTAQALLAGYRHVDTAARYENEAGVGAAVRASGLEREDLFITTKLQPDDMARTQVPRAFARSLEELGLEYVDLFLVHWATPSQGRYVEAWEALIELQEQGRVRSIGVCNHPRPQLEEIVEATGVVPVIHQIELHPYFQQHDLRALHAELGIVTESWGPLGQGKQGLLEDDTLVRIAREHDATSAQVVLAWHLAEGLVALPKSVTPSRIVENLAATELELTEQDLAAIRALDRPDGRGGADPAER is encoded by the coding sequence ATGCCCGTCGCCTCGATCCCGCTGGCCGATGGCCGCACGATCCCCCAGCTCGGCTTCGGCGTGTTCAAGGTGCCGCCGGGGCAGACCGAGGAGGTCACCGCGCAGGCGCTGCTGGCTGGCTACCGCCACGTGGACACGGCCGCTCGGTACGAGAACGAGGCCGGGGTCGGTGCGGCGGTGCGGGCCTCCGGCCTGGAGCGGGAGGATCTGTTCATCACCACCAAACTGCAGCCCGATGACATGGCCCGCACCCAGGTGCCGCGGGCCTTCGCCCGCTCCCTCGAGGAGCTGGGGCTCGAGTACGTCGATCTGTTCCTCGTCCACTGGGCCACGCCCTCGCAGGGCCGGTACGTGGAGGCGTGGGAGGCGCTGATCGAGCTGCAGGAGCAGGGGCGGGTGCGCTCCATCGGGGTGTGCAACCATCCGCGGCCGCAGCTGGAGGAGATCGTGGAGGCGACCGGCGTCGTGCCGGTGATCCACCAGATCGAACTGCACCCGTACTTCCAGCAGCATGACCTGCGGGCGTTGCATGCGGAGCTGGGGATCGTCACCGAGTCGTGGGGCCCGCTGGGGCAGGGGAAGCAGGGTCTGCTGGAGGACGACACCCTGGTGCGGATCGCCCGCGAGCATGACGCCACCTCCGCCCAGGTGGTGCTGGCCTGGCATCTGGCCGAGGGCCTGGTGGCGCTGCCGAAGTCGGTGACACCGTCGCGGATCGTGGAGAACCTCGCCGCGACGGAGCTGGAGCTGACGGAGCAGGATCTCGCAGCGATCCGGGCCCTGGACCGGCCCGACGGTCGCGGCGGCGCCGACCCCGCCGAGCGCTGA
- a CDS encoding aldo/keto reductase, producing MSTVPTLRFHDGREIPQLGFGVWQVEDEVAEKVVGEALKVGYRHIDTAAIYGNEAGVGRALAASDVAREDVFVTTKLWNDSHRHDDAVAALDTSLEKLGLDYVDLYLIHWAKPKQGQYLDAWRTLIELQKTGKVKSIGVSNFPQEQLEEIIEATGVKPVIHQIELHPHFQQADLRAYGRDHGILTEAWSPLGQGKDVLTDPVITEIAEAKGATPAQVVIAWHLAIGNVVIPKSVTPERIVSNFEATSVSLTEDEVRAIGRLDSAEGRIGPDPAECDF from the coding sequence ATGAGCACTGTCCCGACCCTCCGTTTCCATGACGGCCGTGAGATCCCGCAGCTCGGCTTCGGCGTCTGGCAGGTCGAGGACGAGGTGGCCGAGAAGGTCGTCGGCGAGGCCCTGAAGGTCGGCTACCGCCACATCGACACCGCCGCCATCTACGGCAATGAGGCCGGCGTGGGTCGCGCCCTCGCCGCGTCCGACGTCGCCCGGGAGGACGTGTTCGTCACCACCAAGCTGTGGAACGACTCGCATCGCCATGACGATGCGGTCGCCGCCCTCGACACCTCCCTGGAGAAGCTGGGCCTGGACTACGTCGACCTCTACCTCATCCACTGGGCCAAGCCGAAGCAGGGCCAGTACCTCGACGCCTGGCGCACCCTCATCGAGCTGCAGAAGACCGGCAAGGTGAAGTCCATCGGCGTCTCCAACTTCCCGCAGGAGCAGCTGGAGGAGATCATCGAGGCGACCGGCGTGAAGCCGGTGATCCACCAGATCGAGCTGCACCCCCACTTCCAGCAGGCCGATCTGCGCGCCTACGGCCGTGACCACGGCATCCTCACCGAGGCCTGGTCCCCGCTGGGCCAGGGCAAGGACGTCCTCACCGACCCGGTGATCACGGAGATCGCCGAGGCGAAGGGCGCCACCCCGGCACAGGTCGTCATCGCCTGGCACCTGGCCATCGGCAACGTGGTGATCCCGAAGTCCGTGACCCCCGAGCGCATCGTCTCGAACTTCGAGGCCACCTCCGTGTCCCTCACCGAGGACGAGGTCCGCGCCATCGGCCGTCTCGACTCGGCCGAGGGCCGCATCGGCCCCGACCCGGCCGAATGCGACTTCTGA
- a CDS encoding LssY C-terminal domain-containing protein: MSAPSARPPVPIDRPVPSSPPVYDHERGGEAHIERPELYTLFDALFVVAGVLMSMWLAGLYLRAGFVPSPVRILYLVGFWLLLTYVTLPRLHQVLTWIYLPDYFIGRTRTSDGVFSDPVNVGLDGSEADVHVAMRRAGWVLAEEKTLRSAWGMVAATLLRRSYPAAPVSDLYLLGRRHDFTYQQEVGGTTSKRHHVRFWRMPADFVLPGGYRTDWLAAGTFDRAVGFSFFTFQVTHRIDENIDVERDYIVDTVRYGSPEVPVHVVRDYSTSYHHRNGQGDRLRTDGDLPVIDVTGVAERSDGATAAMLPRHRGTGSSVLRARAQEATRAALAVARGGAAAAEGRVGRAELAAQWHDALDDFHDALAGAGDHHLPPPTVILTGAVLAIQTLFLAWVWLALGLHVDASGVLEELSIFVDERGTPWIATAIWAAGVLLLFGVLRRQRWARLLLMALFSADAAVRLLLATLRPLEQLDTASLAAVGASVLGVMALSSEAARRWVQTDREDVRRSAVPAAGTEGSRGGSIRVDLLRDQPTAAH, from the coding sequence ATGTCCGCCCCCTCGGCCCGGCCCCCGGTCCCGATCGACCGGCCCGTGCCGTCGTCACCCCCGGTGTACGACCATGAGCGCGGTGGCGAGGCCCATATCGAACGGCCCGAGCTGTACACCCTGTTCGATGCCCTCTTCGTGGTCGCCGGTGTGCTCATGTCGATGTGGCTCGCGGGGCTGTACCTGCGGGCCGGGTTCGTCCCCAGCCCCGTGCGGATCCTCTATCTGGTCGGCTTCTGGCTGCTGCTCACGTACGTGACCCTGCCGCGTCTGCACCAGGTGCTCACCTGGATCTACCTGCCCGACTACTTCATCGGCCGCACCCGCACCTCCGACGGCGTGTTCTCCGACCCCGTCAATGTGGGGCTCGACGGCTCGGAGGCCGACGTGCACGTGGCCATGCGCCGCGCCGGATGGGTGCTCGCCGAGGAGAAGACCCTGCGCTCCGCCTGGGGCATGGTCGCGGCGACGCTGCTGCGCCGCTCCTATCCGGCCGCGCCCGTGTCCGACCTGTACCTGCTGGGGCGGCGCCACGACTTCACGTACCAGCAGGAGGTCGGCGGCACCACCAGCAAACGCCATCACGTGCGGTTCTGGCGGATGCCCGCCGACTTCGTGCTGCCCGGCGGCTACCGCACCGACTGGCTCGCGGCCGGCACCTTCGACCGCGCCGTCGGCTTCTCCTTCTTCACCTTCCAGGTCACCCACCGCATCGACGAGAACATCGACGTCGAACGCGATTACATCGTCGACACCGTCCGCTACGGCAGCCCGGAGGTACCCGTCCACGTGGTCCGGGACTACTCGACCTCGTACCACCACCGCAACGGCCAGGGCGACCGCCTGCGCACCGACGGCGACCTGCCCGTCATCGACGTCACCGGGGTGGCCGAGCGGTCCGACGGTGCCACCGCCGCCATGCTCCCCCGACACCGCGGCACCGGCAGCTCCGTGCTGCGGGCCCGCGCGCAGGAGGCGACCCGGGCGGCGCTGGCGGTGGCCCGTGGCGGCGCGGCGGCAGCCGAGGGGCGCGTCGGTCGGGCGGAGCTCGCGGCCCAGTGGCACGACGCCCTGGATGACTTCCACGATGCCCTCGCCGGGGCCGGTGATCACCACCTGCCTCCGCCCACGGTGATCCTCACCGGTGCGGTTCTCGCGATCCAGACACTGTTCCTGGCGTGGGTGTGGCTCGCCCTGGGTCTGCATGTGGACGCCTCCGGGGTGCTCGAGGAGCTGAGCATCTTCGTCGATGAGCGGGGCACCCCGTGGATCGCCACGGCGATCTGGGCCGCCGGTGTGCTGCTGCTGTTCGGGGTGCTCCGCCGCCAGCGCTGGGCGCGTCTGCTGCTCATGGCCCTGTTCTCCGCCGACGCCGCCGTGCGACTGCTGTTGGCGACGCTGCGTCCGCTCGAGCAGCTCGACACCGCCTCCCTGGCGGCGGTGGGAGCGTCCGTGCTCGGGGTGATGGCGCTCAGCAGCGAGGCCGCGCGCCGCTGGGTGCAGACCGACCGTGAGGACGTGCGACGCAGCGCCGTGCCCGCCGCCGGCACCGAGGGATCCCGCGGCGGCTCGATCCGGGTGGACCTGCTGCGGGACCAGCCGACGGCCGCGCATTGA